In Mus caroli chromosome 9, CAROLI_EIJ_v1.1, whole genome shotgun sequence, a single window of DNA contains:
- the Hemk1 gene encoding MTRF1L release factor glutamine methyltransferase isoform X1, protein MKLWGQILWTLLSVPRGRRGWAFNSWKTYSSLAGPLSATGMVNHWTRVFEERGIPEARESSEYIVAHVLGAKTTTGASYSHSPWEQFQSLKPALWTKPLTPQQLECIQELCGRRLQRMPVQYILGEWDFQGLSLKMVPPVFIPRPETEELVEWVLEEVAQRPHAVRAQDGPLILEVGCGSGAITLSLLSQLPKSRVVAVDKEEAAVSLTHENAQRLQLQDRIRIICLDITSEGCCTHLLPWSPMDLVVSNPPYIFRKDMEQLAPEIYSYEDLVALDGGDEGMDIITHILTLAPQLLNASGSIFLEVDPRHPELVSSWLQSHPDLHLSLVGVREDFCGRPRFLHVQKSAP, encoded by the exons ATGAAGCTCTGGGGACAAATACTTTGGACCCTTCTATCTGTTCCCCGAGGAAGGAGGGGCTGGGCCTTCAACTCATGGAAGACTTATTCATCTCTGGCTGGGCCGTTGAGTGCCACAGGGATGGTTAATCACTGGACACGGGTCTTTGAGGAAAGAGGTATCCCAGAGGCCCGGGAATCCAGTGAGTACATCGTGGCTCATGTCCTCGGAGCCAAAACA ACCACGGGAGCCAGCTACTCACATTCACCATGGGAACAGTTTCAGAGCCTGAAACCAGCACTTTGGACCAAGCCACTGACCCCTCAACAACTGGAATGCATCCAGGAGCTATGTGGCCGTAGATTACAGAG GATGCCGGTGCAGTATATCCTTGGGGAGTGGGACTTTCAGGGGCTCAGTCTGAAGATGGTACCCCCAGTGTTCATCCCTCGGCCAGAGACAGAA GAACTGGTTGAATGGGTTTTAGAGGAAGTGGCCCAGAGGCCCCATGCAGTGAGAGCCCAGGATGGTCCCCTCATTCTGGAGGTGGGCTGTGGATCAGGAGCCATTACTCTcagcctgctgagccagctccccaaG AGTCGAGTTGTTGCTGTGGATAAGGAAGAAGCTGCTGTTAGTCTGACCCATGAGAATGCTCAGAG GCTTCAGCTGCAGGACAGGATCCGGATCATCTGCCTTGATATAACCTCAG aggggtgctgcacACACCTTTTGCCCTGGAGTCCCATGGACTTGGTGGTCAGCAACCCTCCCTACATCTTCCGCAAGGACATGGAACAGCTGGCTCCAGAGATCTACAG TTACGAAGATCTGGTGGCCCTGGATGGTGGTGACGAAGGCATGGACATCATCACCCACATCTTGACCTTGGCACCCCAGCTCTTGAATGCCTCTGG AAGCATCTTCTTAGAAGTGGACCCAAGACACCCAGAGCTTGTCAGCAGTTGGCTTCAGAGCCATCCTGACCTGCACCTTAGTCTTGTGGGAGTCCGTGAAGACTTCTGTGGGAG GCCCCGGTTCCTGCATGTCCAGAAGTCTGCACCATAG
- the Hemk1 gene encoding MTRF1L release factor glutamine methyltransferase isoform X2: protein MKLWGQILWTLLSVPRGRRGWAFNSWKTYSSLAGPLSATGMVNHWTRVFEERGIPEARESSEYIVAHVLGAKTFQSLKPALWTKPLTPQQLECIQELCGRRLQRMPVQYILGEWDFQGLSLKMVPPVFIPRPETEELVEWVLEEVAQRPHAVRAQDGPLILEVGCGSGAITLSLLSQLPKSRVVAVDKEEAAVSLTHENAQRLQLQDRIRIICLDITSEGCCTHLLPWSPMDLVVSNPPYIFRKDMEQLAPEIYSYEDLVALDGGDEGMDIITHILTLAPQLLNASGSIFLEVDPRHPELVSSWLQSHPDLHLSLVGVREDFCGRPRFLHVQKSAP from the exons ATGAAGCTCTGGGGACAAATACTTTGGACCCTTCTATCTGTTCCCCGAGGAAGGAGGGGCTGGGCCTTCAACTCATGGAAGACTTATTCATCTCTGGCTGGGCCGTTGAGTGCCACAGGGATGGTTAATCACTGGACACGGGTCTTTGAGGAAAGAGGTATCCCAGAGGCCCGGGAATCCAGTGAGTACATCGTGGCTCATGTCCTCGGAGCCAAAACA TTTCAGAGCCTGAAACCAGCACTTTGGACCAAGCCACTGACCCCTCAACAACTGGAATGCATCCAGGAGCTATGTGGCCGTAGATTACAGAG GATGCCGGTGCAGTATATCCTTGGGGAGTGGGACTTTCAGGGGCTCAGTCTGAAGATGGTACCCCCAGTGTTCATCCCTCGGCCAGAGACAGAA GAACTGGTTGAATGGGTTTTAGAGGAAGTGGCCCAGAGGCCCCATGCAGTGAGAGCCCAGGATGGTCCCCTCATTCTGGAGGTGGGCTGTGGATCAGGAGCCATTACTCTcagcctgctgagccagctccccaaG AGTCGAGTTGTTGCTGTGGATAAGGAAGAAGCTGCTGTTAGTCTGACCCATGAGAATGCTCAGAG GCTTCAGCTGCAGGACAGGATCCGGATCATCTGCCTTGATATAACCTCAG aggggtgctgcacACACCTTTTGCCCTGGAGTCCCATGGACTTGGTGGTCAGCAACCCTCCCTACATCTTCCGCAAGGACATGGAACAGCTGGCTCCAGAGATCTACAG TTACGAAGATCTGGTGGCCCTGGATGGTGGTGACGAAGGCATGGACATCATCACCCACATCTTGACCTTGGCACCCCAGCTCTTGAATGCCTCTGG AAGCATCTTCTTAGAAGTGGACCCAAGACACCCAGAGCTTGTCAGCAGTTGGCTTCAGAGCCATCCTGACCTGCACCTTAGTCTTGTGGGAGTCCGTGAAGACTTCTGTGGGAG GCCCCGGTTCCTGCATGTCCAGAAGTCTGCACCATAG
- the C9H3orf18 gene encoding uncharacterized protein C3orf18 homolog, protein MNSRVPATQSWFSSHLPTTEPDLEPATTAEGSTTETATLSPETTSFNDTRIPDVAGGAAGVGTMLLSFGIITVIGLAVAMVLYIRKKKRLEKLRHQLMPMYNFDPTEEQDELEQELLEHGRDAASMQAAASLQATQGKSTLPSQGPLQRPSRLVFTDVANAIHA, encoded by the exons ATGAACTCCAGGGTTCCAGCTACTCAGAGCTGGTTCAGCAGCCACCTGCCCACCACTGAGCCTGACTTGGAGCCCGCCACCACCGCTGAAGGCTCTACCACCGAAACCGCCACCCTCAGCCCAGAAACCACAAGCTTCAATGACACCAGAATCCCTGATGTGGCAGGTGGTGCAGCTGGTGTGGGCACCATGCTTCTGTCTTTTGGGATCATCACAGTGATTGGCCTGGCTGTGGCCATG GTTTTATACATCAGGAAGAAGAAGAG GCTGGAGAAGCTGCGCCACCAGCTCATGCCTATGTACAACTTTGACCCCACGGAGGAACAAGAtgagctggagcaggagctacTGGAACATGGGCGAGACGCAGCCTCCATGCAGGCTGCCGCCTCCCTGCAGGCCACACAGGGCAAG AGCACTCTCCCTTCCCAGGGCCCGCTGCAGAGGCCCAGCAGGCTGGTGTTTACCGATGTAGCCAATGCCATCCATGCGTGA